The Oreochromis aureus strain Israel breed Guangdong linkage group 16, ZZ_aureus, whole genome shotgun sequence genome includes the window GTGGAAATCCTGTTTCCCCTCATTCTTtaacaaatgctgtatttgttaATTGGATTTTCCAAGATCAGATCATGAGCTGGAATAATCCCAATCCACAAAAGACAGACCCCCACAATCACTCGGGCACAAAGAGTTACTGGCAAAAGCCTGGTGCCACAAGCCACAGGGCTTTTGGCACCCCAGGGGTCCCTTGTCCTTGCGCCACTGCACCAGAAATGGTTTGGCTGACTGACAGGGATCTACACAATCTTATGCAGGTTGTTTTAATGATGTAgcttatatgtatatatctatattttaACAAACATCCATATAACAGTTGTTTTTAGAATTTATGTAGCATGTGCAATTATGTAGCATAAATCAAATATGTTGTATGAGCCGCACTGTTTTTGACTTTGTAACAACGTatctcattatttttttaaatacctttTCTCTGTActttgtatgtatatatatatatgtgtgtgtgtcagtttctgccattatataaataaaattgttattattattactattacttattttattattagtagtagtagtaagtAGTAGCAGTAGTTTACTTGTGGAACTGGTGTGCGTTTCTTGGAGACGCCTACTTTATATACGTCATCACGCATGCGTCGTGACGCTGGCTCGTAGCAGCAGGCGGGTTCTGCTGTCAGTTTCCTGAGTTGTACCATTGTACAGGTAAGAGGGACAGCTGCTATATCCATGTACTATAGTATAATAGTGAACACATGAGAGATTTTAACCGTGTCACTTTGGGGTGAACTCGGTCGCCAAACGTCGCAGTAACATTTTGTTCACTCGtggttatttttttcctttttcttctcgCTCCGCAGCTTTAAACTAGCCACAAACTAGCACAAGTTAGCTCAAATGAATTAGTGTTGCTAACAGCAGGCAGATCTTTAGTGTTGTGAACTGTGTTCGTCGAATTTCCTGACGCTGTCAATGTCTTACTTGTGTAAAATATACGTGTTGTGTAATGCTACGCTACTTACGCCCGCTGCTTTCTAAAATGTGAAGTTGTCTTTATTCACTGACTTTATGCAAAAAAATCATTTCCTAAGGTGTTATGCAATTGAGTGGGGATTTCTCTAAAGTGCTCACTGTATTCTTTAAGATCATTGTTAATTGTGCGTAAACACAATACATCCTCGTGTTATATATGCTCAGAGGCGAGAattgttctttctttaaatCTTAAAATACAGTTTACAAACACAACTTGGATGctgtaaaatacataaataattttttttaaatatcagagCTATTTCATGTTATGATAAAATTAGCTCTGATATAAGGGAGCTGCTGAGGACACATCTGTAATGTTTAACTCTGTTCAACTTATTGGCAGTTCGACCTGAAGGCCACCATGGTGCTGAACCCAGTCATTTCCAAGCTTGCTGGTAAACTGGTTGTGCTGGCCAGCGCTTCTCCTAGAAGACTTGAGATTCTCCGCAGTGCAGTATGCGTTTTCCTGATTATTCCCTTGTTATTCCTTATTATTCCGTATATTCACAGAATGTAGTTTGAGTTAGCACAATAGGACTGAGTGTAAATGTGTAAAACCCTAGTAGGTAAAAAATCATCTCATCATCATCCCTGACATGTAGTCTGGTTCATTATAATGGATGAAATAGAAGGAAAAAGGGAGAAGACATTTgatttttatgttctttaaaacatGGCAGTTTTATGGTGTTGGTTAAAAATTAGCAGTTGTATTAAAGTATAAAAAGCAGACAAATCCACATTAAGAGAGCAGGTTTACATAGcaaagattagaaaaaaataacagagaGTTCAAACCAATCATTGGGTACAAATTGAAggtctttatttatttgacaCAGCTAGAAAAGCCGTGTCAAATAAAGACGTGTATAGCTAGTCATTGAAGAACTACTTCACACTTAATTTAGAGGATTGTTGAGTTAAGAAACCCCACACTGACTGGATTTTTCATAGGTTGGTAAATCTGATAAGAGTGGTGTAAGTCCTATTAAATATAACaagtattttgtttttgctttgtccTCATTTATCTGTCAGGGTTTACGTTTCGAGGTTGTGCCGTCCTGGTTTAAGGAAACCCTCGATAAAGGGCTTTTCAAAGCACCTTATGAGTATGCCGTTGAGACAGCCAAGCAGAAGGCCCTGGAGGTAGCCAGGAGGATGCCCTTTGTAAGATAAGCTACTTTTTTATGACAAATAATAGAATGTATCCAGTCAGATATCATCACTGAGAACACTTTGTCTTGATTTGCTTTAGAAACACCTGAAGACTCCAGATATAGTTATTGGGGCTGACACAATTGTGGTAAGAcagaaaaaagcacaaaagtaAATTAATTTTCTTAATGGCTACTGTAAAAagctttttgtatgtttttctttattcactCTAGCCACCTGTTTATTTCACAGACTGTAGATGGCATGATTCTGGAGAAACCAGTGGACAAACATGATGCTTATAGGATGCTGTCAAGGTCTGTGTCAATGGGAAGCATTCAGAGTTAACATtagaaaaccattaaatgaaaaaagataTCATGGTGATTTTGTCTTTCTCTTCCAGTTTGAGTGGTAAAGAGCACAGTGTATTCACTGGTGTAGCTATTGTCCTCTGCcatgaaaaagaaagtaagTACAGACTCAGAAACAGTCACACTTGTACTTTATTCTTctgtaaaatgaaagaaattcagAAAGAAGCAGTTCCCTATTACAGATCCCTAGCACAGAtgtttttaagcaaaaataGTAAGAGAAATATTTCTGCCATAAGTATGTAGAAGAAATTTATTGGGCAATTCTGTCTTGCGactcttttttcatttcttcaaTGCTGCCTTCAAGATGAAGAAGTCGATTACCAGCTGATAGATTTCTACGAAGAAACTAAAGTGAAGTTTGCTGATCTCTCAGAAGATATGCTATGGGAGTACATTAATAGTGGTGAGCCCATGTAAGTCTGATCTTTTTAACTTTTCACATTAtgtcagggctcgcaaaatcgctagcccgacgtcccggggctagcgatttttccagtcgggctaccaaaatctacctcagccctgcccgtcgggctctcataggaaggaaaatatATGTccatgcttttgcattctttcgaaaatgtagctgagtaattatgtcattggcatcgatgagccactgtcaatacgtgacatattgaaatcgcgtttgaatttgtgcttgttttttgctttcactttcactttgcgatcgcgcgaacaGTGTGTAGAGAGCAGCACtgactgattggtgagtgacgattaattgcgcaccaattcctctgacatcgtcttatcactcattagcttactattcaaacgtgacaagtgaaatctcccacggcaagcttaaacatgtgagaggttgattgtgcagagaatcgctgaccgttatgtgtgcgcgtgtaaaagcagcaggatttacgctgGTATTTTAGTGCTgcagagccaaataagacaggtcagggtgaagaaggggcagccaaataaaagactaccacaaaacggaaaagttatgacaaatcagactatgaggcaagaagaaagctcagcttttttggtttcatggacaaaaagaatttatgtggctggaatatgacgagctaaataacatgatgttctgccgggtgtgttgtgagtttcatttcatttgagtcgacaagcgcctttgttactgggaccagtaattttaagaaagaccccatcagaacccatgagaaacgcaagaaatgcattattgcccagtctgcaatatctttcccagaacaaacagcaattgcaaaaaacatactaaaaataaaccaagcacaaggagaagtcctgaaaaatctttcaaaagcgtactatgttgcaaagagtgaactaccattgtcaaaatttagcagtctttgcaaacttcaaaaagcaaatggcctcgatcttggttccacttgcctcttacccttgacttcagtggaaatttcagattcaggatctgacacagactgattcatgttctacacagttcttacaagttcatagaaatttctgttcaattagaaacaagtatttgagttgatgattgtaattttatacagttgttgtgatttgtattttaacaattttctgattaattttgtTTCCGTTTgcacaatattatactttaatgtataatattgtaaaggaaacaaaacattaaaaaattgctctcttttttattcgggctacttaaatttattttgggctaccaaaaactgaagagtgcctgcccgaagggctaccagagattttgaaattttgcaagCCTTGACATTTGTAACAGTTATTGTTGACTCTTTCTAAGTATTCGATCAATGGAGGTCATTTAACTGCTTGTGAGTTTCATGAACTTGTTGCTTTTTGGACTTTGATGCCTGATTttgttccagctgtgtttgcCTTGTCCCATTTGACACGAGTCAGCAAATTATGACAATTCTGCTCAGTTCAGAAATAGTGTGCAAACTGTTGCAGAATGCATCCAGTAAACAGCTGATCGTTTACAGTATGTGTTTATTGATCTTTGCCTACATGTGTTTGTACAAGTGaaatctttctgtgtgtgtctcagggACAAGGCTGGTGGCTATGGCATTCAGGCTCTGGGTGGCATGCTGGTCGAGTATGTCCATGGAGACTTTCTCAATGTTGTGGGTTTCCCCCTCAACCACTTCTGCAAACAGCTAGACCTTATTTACAATTTTTGTACTTCCTCTTTGAAAAGTACGTCAAGCCGCAGCGACAGTCTCGCCACCTCAGTACCCACCCAGCCCCCCTCCAGCTCACAGGCTCTGCTCAGCCACAACTCCTCATCCATTCCCAGACCAAGCAGCCCATGTGACAGTCAAAGACTCCACACCCAGATCACCCCCACAGCCAGTCCTGCCCATAAGGTTTGTTTTTATACCTCTATAACGAAAATCTGTCGTCTTTTGACACAATTTATAGAAAATCTTCTCATAGGTAAAAAGAGAAgacagtgaaagtgaaagttCACAGACGTTGGTCAATAGCACGTCTAAACATACAGACAACAGGAAGGTCAAGCTTCATGACAATGCAACATTACCATTGGTAACAAGAAGAGGCCAGGTGGTTGAACCTACAAGAGGAGACTTGGAGCGAATCTCTGAACTGATGGATGGATTCAAAGCCTCAAAGGTAATAAGTGCCTTTGTATAAAAAAGTCCTTTCTGTAGAAGACCTGTTACAGAAAAAATGTcaactttatgtgtgtgttctttgtGTAGTTGGCTTCCACAAGATGTAATGAGTAACGTAGTTAACTGCATCTAAAGCTCACTATTTTTGCACAATAAAACTTCCACTCTATACAAGCAAATCAGTAAAACCAATCTGCGGTGGTTTTGCACGGAGATATGTGCTGACATATTTCTCGATACGTTTATGTGACTTCCTGTGTACCCTGCAAGTTGCCTGTGAAGCTCGAGGTGACCACAAATCTCGAGGACACAGATTAAagcaaataataaatacaggTTTGTGCAAAATATtgagctaaaacacatttctgggTTTTTGAAGTTAAAAGAAGGGAATTAAAAACCTTTTGGTAAACAAAACTGGAACAATTGCATTTAAACTTTGATATGTAGTGCAATACATTCTCATGTGCAGAGTGTTTCCTGTGGTACCAGTTCCCACACATCACTAAATCTCAGTCTTTCTACCCACGTATTTGTATTTAACAGCTGTCAAGTTGCTCTTCTTCCATTAAATGCTGCTTATTTTAGTTTCTTCCAGATAAACATTTGGTGGTTGCTGTCAAAAATCTCAGTTTGAATAGTCCAGCTTTTCAAATGACTGTCAAACTCAGATGTTGCTTTACTTGCTTACGAGACTGTCTGACTAAAGTTCACAAGTTTCCATTTTGAGAAGGTAGCACTGCACAGTAGAAAATTATTGCTGTGTGCCAAATCTATTTCTGAAAGTCATTGTCAGGAAAAAGGAGCATTTCCTCTCAGGTCCTGAACTGCTTTGGCTTACACCTAGCAAATCAAGTGAGGCTTTCTAAGTTCTGAATATTCTGAATGATGGtggtaaaatgtgaaaaaatagaaaaagtgaTGACAATAACGCCTTAGGTTATGGTTATCAAACCGTTACAGGCAATCATAATGTGTTATTTAATGCATGTTAGAAATCCAGTTCATTCATCCATAACTATGAGCTGGATGTGGGACACATCAGCAGACtctgtttactttttttacatttagcaCACAGATTGGTGCTGATCttgttgtctgtctctaaagaaaagaaagtaaataatgaaCTAGAGAACAATAGTTTTTAGTTGAGATGGTAGCTCACTGCTATGCAACTGTAGTggaatacagtaaataatgcaCTTTGCTATGAATAGAAATGTTTGTGTTACTATTTGAAGAACCAGGAAGCATATGCTTTTGTTATCTTAACAACAATCTCACATCAacataaaagggaaaaaaaaacaaactttgtttCTGCACTCCCTTCCACTTTTCCAAAAACATTGCAGGCACTTTTTACAGCATCcaagttgtgtttgtttgacctGCTACATAGCCGGCCTGGGCTGGATGCAGCACAGGTGGCCCAGGAGATCAAAGCATCTGCAAAGGGGACTGAATGTCTGCTGGAAGCCTGTGTATCTCTGGGATTGTTGAAGAGCACAGAGAAAGGTTAGCCAGCTCTCTTATTAATTGCGTCATGATATTTTTCCCTTGCCTTCAGCAGCAGGCATTTAATACTTAATTTGGAAATATCTTGCTGTCACTCTGTTGTTAGCATGCCAAAAGCCAGTGTATGAGAACGCAGATCTGGCCACAGATTTTTTGAGGTCAGATGCTTCCTTTTCACTGCACGGCTACCTCCAGCACTGTAACGAAACCATGTGGCCACTTTTCTCCCACCTTGAGAGTGCTGTGCAGGAGGGCACCAGCCAGCGTGAGAAGGCCTTTAGCAAGCACATGCTTCAGGTGGCTATCTCTGATTTCCGTGTCATATATCTGCTGTGCAGGTGAGAGCATATTCAAACTCATCTTCTCTCTTTAAAGGCTGCTTCCACCAGCAGTCGGGAAGGCAAACTAAGATTCATGAAGGCCATGCATAACATTGCAAAAATTACAGGGAAAACCATAGCAACGGCATTTGACCTCTCCACCTATAAGTCAGCCTGTGATCTCGGAGGTAAGAAAAGAATGCAAAACGTTGCAGCTTGTCATTGAATATGAAACCACTGTTCTACATCTTTTGTCTTAATTTACTGTCTCAGGGTGCACTGGTGCCTTGGCTTATGAGTTCACCGAAGCTCATCCTGGATTGTCTGTAACCGTGTTTGACTTGCCTGCTGTTGTCGAGTTGAATGAATTTTTCCGTCCACAGCACCCGGACAACAGGGTATCATTTGTAGCAGGTCAGTTGTTTTCTGACACTGAATGATTGTTGGATCATGTTAGACAGAGTGACAAATATGCCAACAAATTCTACTCAATCTGTGATTAATTtgagggctttttttttctctttatgatCAGGAGACTTTTTAAAAGACGAATTACCCAAAGCAGACTTGTATATCCTGGCGAGGATTCTTCATGACCTGCCTGATGAGAAAGTGCATATACTGCTGAGTAAAATCGCAGATGCATGCACAGCAGGTTTGTAAAGCTATTTTCACTCATTTGAGTACTTATCTTTACTGAACAGTTAATGTCAGCCAAACATCGCTTCAAACAGAAAGCGTTTTGTTTATGCTGAGCATTATATTCTCATTCTTCGCAAGCACTTTTTCTGCAGATGCTTGAAACTGATTTGACCAATTGATTCTCATGCTGTGGTAAAACGATAGGTGCTGGTTAGTTTGGGTTTAACAATGTCTTTGTTCTGAACCGCTGTTGCAAAGAGCTCAATGTTGAAAAAGACGAAAGCTTAAAGCCAAGTCAGAGTGCTGCCTTGCCTATGCAATACTTTTTTTGTGGAAACATTATAATGTAAAGAGCGAAAAGGGAGTACAAATCTGTTCTCTGATGTTCTGTCTGCTTATGTATCATGTTGCTAGGCTGTGGACTCCTGCTAAGCGAGATCTTCCTGGATGAAGACAGAAGGGGCCCCAGCCGTGGGCTGCTGCAGGCCCTTAGCATGAGCGAGGGGAAACAGAGGAGCGCAACTGAATATAGCCTGCTTTTGAAGAGCCACGGTTTCATCACAGCGCATATCAGACATACAGACAACCTCCTGGATGCCATGCTGTGCATCAAAGCTTAACACTACATGCACAGTATACATTTTGGTGTATGCTGTAGGTAACCGTTGCCAAAATCAGGACTGTGAGTCAggactgttttttttgtggttCTTTAAAACAGCTAGCTGATAACAAATAAAGACgtctttgttttaaagtgtttcaTGTGTGCTCTTTACACACTTATAATCctgaatgtgttttaaaatcTCACCTGTAAGATCTCGGAATTGTTGAGCAAACACGGAGGTCTGTGTGACCCTAAAGCTTTCATAAgcattaaaatgcatttaaactTTGCAAACAAATCATTGTGGCTTTCAATCATTTTACCACAATACACAGGGGTTTTGTTCGTGTTTGTTTGCTTGAAGAACCACTGGCATGTCGAAATGGTGAtaccacattaaaaaaaaataaatacaatatccGGTTCATGAAAATGTCAAGCTTTAAACATGGGTTAAAAAAAGTGCaagtattacatttttttaatctggtTAGGGTGGAGCTAATTCAAGCAGAGTATGTTGAATACAACAGGATTCGTTgtgttataaaatatattttatgctATTGTGTGGAGTAGAGAAACTGTGGCTGCCAGTTTGAGCCTGCTACTTCTTTGGTATAATGCATCAGAGCCCTTATAAATTACTACTAAAATAAAAGTATCCTTTGCAAAACCTTAAAAAATAAGTCTCTTTTTGGTGGCAGTTATTCTGTAAAATGCACCACACCCCGATCACAAGGTCCAGCAAGCCAGCAGACATCAGATCTGACAGGCAGTACAAGTTAATCCTAAAGCAAGCCGTTTTTTGTGTTTGCCAGTTTCATCCATGCTTCAAGGCTTGGGCAGTCTTTTTTAACTGGCCTTCTGGTGGCGCACCCACTGGTTTGAAATGTTGGCAGGGAGTAGCCACTCAGGTCAAATGTCATTAGAAGCCTGTGCCAGTCTGCAGCTTATTTTCTTTATAATGAGGAAAATAGTCTGTAGCGCTGCctacttgtgtttttttgttgcagtgaaaggaaaaaaatcggCAGTACCTCATGTCATCTTGCTCGGACTGAAATCCGTGTGAATGGTCTTCATTGTCTCGGAGTGTTCGGTGTGGAGCTGCCATACCAAAAAAACTTGGGGTGTTGTCAGCTGGATGATGGCTGCGGGTGGAGCGTGTGCATCTGACCTCTGAAGTGTCATGTCCTGATGATGTCTGGATAAAATGGTGGGAGATGATTAAAGAAGAAACGATAATGTCTAAGTGGGATGTAATTTTCGTAAACAGATGGATTTCCCCCAGCGGCCATGACTTAATGTTCGCATTCACTCAAAGACTCCGAAAAGCATCagttatgttttctttatttatttattaacggTCCTGGTCGATGGATCCATTACACGACCCTCATTCTCTTACCCCGAAAAACTGCTACACCCCCCTGACTAAGTGGAATTCAAACTTCAATCTGTTCCTCTCTTTCCTAAAGCGCTTTTGCTTGGAATTTAAATCACGCTAATGAACAGACAAATACATCAAAGCTCTCACAAGTTAAACACAACATTTGGTGGTTTCGACTATAATTGCCCTCTAAAAAAATAATGACTACACTTTCATCCTCTGACATTAATCTCTAAATAGACTATCTTAAACGCTAAGTGACACTGGATATCGTGGAAACGTAACCCAAATATTTATCTTGCAGTTGAAATGAGCGCTGTGGTTTAGTTTCCTGCTGTAGCCGTAAATCTCCTCAAGATGGCATCAAAAACCTGAAGAACCCTTCTAGAAATGTGgccacacactctctcacacacacacttacagatTTCCCTGTTTGGTTGTTCTTTCCAGCAGCACACGCAGATGCAGATGCAGATGCAAGCTTATAGGCATCATTAAATGACAGCTAACTATGAGAATCACACCTGATTTTGCTAAGTTTGGGAACTTGATTCGACTTTTATGCATCGGGTTGGCTGGTATAGTGTCTTAATCAAAAGAAGCTATAACACCAACCCTTAACTCCTTGCAGATTTACCTCTTGAATTTCAGTTTTTTGGCAGCGGTTGAGGCAACCAGACAGCTGAGGGGGAATATGTGGGAATATCTCTGGCCATGATAAATAGCGCTTATTCTTTGTGACACAGAAAGTGTCTCTGCATTACTCTTCATTTTGGAACCCACTCTAAGTATTTTCCTAGGAGGGTAATAAGGGTGGTCATGTTATTCATGGCTATTTTCTTGTCAGTCTGGGCTCAGGCTCTTTGTGACATCTAACTGATTTCCATTACTCAGATTTAGTTCTTTGGATggggagagacagagggagggtGGACTCGAGTTCAAATATGACACGGAGTGTAAATCACATGAGGTTTTATTGTGAATGCCCACCAAATGCACTATATACTTACAATACTTTTCTTCCATATTGATTATGAAAGCCTGTGTTGATTTAATAACTCCAGAACTTATATTGCTTTCCCGAGGAGATCCTTTGAAAGACAACTAAGTGAGACCAAATGGCTGTGTAGTAGGAGAATGTCAGGCTTGTGAAACACAGACGAGTTTCACAAATCAAAGCGCATAGTCTGCTAGCCTGTGTTGCCTTAAAACATGATGAAGCATTTCCATGAAAGGATTTGCATACCCGTTCGCTTCCAGTGTCCCAGCTGCACCCGATCACCCTCAAATGCCTCAACTTTTGTGTACCGGTATCAACAGCTAAGACTCTGCTAGGCTGTCTAATGAAAACCATTCAAGTCAATCAAGTTTACCAGAGACCAAAGGCCAGTGTAATTTGGGAAAATTGCTGAAACTCCAAAGTAATCTTCTGTAATGCGATCTTGCCTATTGAACACTGGCTGTACTGTACGTGTCGGATAAGAGCTCAGTCATTTTCTTCAAATGCAGTCCTGACAAGCAGCATGGCTGTCCACCTGCAAGTAATCATCATTCTAGTGTTAAGTGCTTTGATATTAAAATGACTGATTTAAGACCATTTGCTGCTAGTAGATAGCAATTTCAAAACACTTCCATATGTTGATAGTGAGGATAAGCTGAGTTTGTGAACCGGCCGGGCTGCGTGTTGTGTTTACTGTAGTAGAACAGCCAGGAAAAACACGCCACAGCTAAGCCATAACTTTAGTTTTTCAGTCTTTCAGCTGAGAAGGCagactttacattttacatgaatGATGCAATCAAAGCGGGTTAAAGAATAACATGGGGAAACTTTCCTAAGATTTAGGATGTTCATTTCTAATGTAAACTTGTATGTCATGCAGTTTGTAACCACATGGGGGCAACGTTGGCTAAAGGAAACCTCCGTGAAAGAGGAAGAATTTTTATCAAGTTCTACTGTTTTGTTGATGCTTTTATCAAAGTGATGGGAGAAGACAGTCATTCTGACTGCTGGGGTATTTGAAAATTGGCAAATATCTATGTCAAACCTTTGTGTTATCttagctgaaaaataaatagcaTCATTGTTTATACCCAAAGCCTTTCTGCGACTTCGAGAAGGATACGCAGAATCCGAATAGCTGCATGCAGAATAACAAACATCCTCTAATCAGTCAGTTTTCTGAATTGCCTCTCAAAACTGAACTCATGCTCGGGCACCTGTTTCAAAGAACAGGCTTGTTTATCAAAGTCCTCCTCTGTCAACAAACAGAATAAGTGCGATGATGGTTGGCTCCTCAACCCACATCTGATTTCAGCAAATGTGCAATTGTTCAAAGTGAGTTGTGCTTCATTGATTTGTTTCAAGGCAGAGGAAAAATAACCTCAGGGCTTCTACCAGTTAGAAATAACAATGGAGTCCTTCATTGCTGTTTGTAGTTTTGCTGGCCTGACATCAGTAGTAGAACATGGAGGGATTTTCACTGTGAATTTAACGACTAGCAGGGACTCTGTAAAACACtactttggggttttttattgTATCAGATCAGTAGATTTTTACAGTCACTTTACTCCAGTGTTTCAGTGATTCTGCAGAGATTTTGAATTGATTCGTGTCTAATTTTCTCTTTAGTGCTTTcatgacttttttattttttgcttttcttaatTTGGTAACTTTAATAATAGTTTAACTTTGGTATGTTtgctaatttaattttttttcttcctgagaGTTAGAACGGAAAATCAATACCACTCTCATGCCTGCGCACTAAGTTGAAAGCAAGAAAGACTAGCTTAGCTTAGCGCAAAGCCTGGAAGCAAGGGGAAACCTGTAGACTGTATAAAGAAGACAGAATCATTGTGAAGTGCTATTTTTAAGCTAGCAAAGCAAATACAAATTAAAGATGCATGTAGCCACCATCCCCCAGTAGTTAATCAAGTCTTGTTGTAAAGCCTTGAAAACAGTGTTTTGGCTATCACCATCATGGTGTTCTAAATCTATGTATAACAAGTGGCATGCTCAAAGTGATTtgtcatatacatatatatatataggcaCAACCTAAAGCACACTTTCATAGCaaccataattttaaaaaaaacaacataatttgaatatacaaaaaaacaaaaaattagtCACTGAGATAATACATTATTTAA containing:
- the asmtl gene encoding probable bifunctional dTTP/UTP pyrophosphatase/methyltransferase protein isoform X2; protein product: MILEKPVDKHDAYRMLSSLSGKEHSVFTGVAIVLCHEKENEEVDYQLIDFYEETKVKFADLSEDMLWEYINSGEPMDKAGGYGIQALGGMLVEYVHGDFLNVVGFPLNHFCKQLDLIYNFCTSSLKSTSSRSDSLATSVPTQPPSSSQALLSHNSSSIPRPSSPCDSQRLHTQITPTASPAHKVKREDSESESSQTLVNSTSKHTDNRKVKLHDNATLPLVTRRGQVVEPTRGDLERISELMDGFKASKALFTASKLCLFDLLHSRPGLDAAQVAQEIKASAKGTECLLEACVSLGLLKSTEKACQKPVYENADLATDFLRSDASFSLHGYLQHCNETMWPLFSHLESAVQEGTSQREKAFSKHMLQAASTSSREGKLRFMKAMHNIAKITGKTIATAFDLSTYKSACDLGGCTGALAYEFTEAHPGLSVTVFDLPAVVELNEFFRPQHPDNRVSFVAGDFLKDELPKADLYILARILHDLPDEKVHILLSKIADACTAGCGLLLSEIFLDEDRRGPSRGLLQALSMSEGKQRSATEYSLLLKSHGFITAHIRHTDNLLDAMLCIKA
- the asmtl gene encoding probable bifunctional dTTP/UTP pyrophosphatase/methyltransferase protein isoform X1; translation: MVLNPVISKLAGKLVVLASASPRRLEILRSAGLRFEVVPSWFKETLDKGLFKAPYEYAVETAKQKALEVARRMPFKHLKTPDIVIGADTIVTVDGMILEKPVDKHDAYRMLSSLSGKEHSVFTGVAIVLCHEKENEEVDYQLIDFYEETKVKFADLSEDMLWEYINSGEPMDKAGGYGIQALGGMLVEYVHGDFLNVVGFPLNHFCKQLDLIYNFCTSSLKSTSSRSDSLATSVPTQPPSSSQALLSHNSSSIPRPSSPCDSQRLHTQITPTASPAHKVKREDSESESSQTLVNSTSKHTDNRKVKLHDNATLPLVTRRGQVVEPTRGDLERISELMDGFKASKALFTASKLCLFDLLHSRPGLDAAQVAQEIKASAKGTECLLEACVSLGLLKSTEKACQKPVYENADLATDFLRSDASFSLHGYLQHCNETMWPLFSHLESAVQEGTSQREKAFSKHMLQAASTSSREGKLRFMKAMHNIAKITGKTIATAFDLSTYKSACDLGGCTGALAYEFTEAHPGLSVTVFDLPAVVELNEFFRPQHPDNRVSFVAGDFLKDELPKADLYILARILHDLPDEKVHILLSKIADACTAGCGLLLSEIFLDEDRRGPSRGLLQALSMSEGKQRSATEYSLLLKSHGFITAHIRHTDNLLDAMLCIKA